One window of the Babesia microti strain RI chromosome IV, complete genome genome contains the following:
- a CDS encoding Translation initiation factor IF-2 (overlaps_old_locusTagID:BBM_III08345), with product MPNSLPLSNNTRPNHRQQSYIDTLCRFISYLSIFVSFARQTHTLAQSPPLPAFTLRIPGFISPFQVPLVHNEPLLANKNLPTTQLTSTSRLTWTPSLNTRNTGDHNRWRSLHSAQLPPVDSKYRVLRHPEAAKDQAPTNSHTGGNHQDNRRGNAEKWLSLAQNIIPARVNTTYNKGAYVTGPIHAGLVYDAVITKFLNYKHALVSIVSNDAKCILINDVLWNENTHYTYPNLFSQRASAILGAWAHLGRRRVLPIRTISPLSYDVKQRPYVTIALDRTPDYYPPLTRGMIVNGIPVCRHGDSIVFRSLHGNYHLDMFLSRCTLDNKFSMDAGIEELFLPGEVVELEVLSPPRLPYISSFLARLPLNSPVRNRWAEIFPMHREAFLGPKMSLRRRVPRNRPFAATHSPPRFPFDVSDSGKYMVKGVSDSGKYMVKGVSDSGKYVAKGVNDADRYMVKGVSDSGKYVAKGVNDADRYMVKGVSDSGKYMSKGVNDADKALKTRPPVVMPTESVTLRDFLKSVNGRMDMVSKYVFMKTRRRIGADCLISPNMAKSFYNVISQSQKFTDIDGALEATELRALTNTGPKKYHTVVLIGSAISGKTELFRSLCAHAQSATRGAADGTPTGHEFGLASVETGGRRYLLFDAPGHPAFAKMTEGLLGASDIAVAVVSAKEGLQEAMQRQIQRCVNLKLPLVVCVTDCSDCDRGLEDITLGLSVAGVTLQPLGPTQLIQMQSQPSPQSIYEALSTMPLPEAEALAGGGVVIDSGVARGVGRYALAVLQEELERRDFIIYSGQSIVAKRLFGLDLKPIAASNPGDAVYIAGLDCLIPPGTAFVRASNEQDAREICALMPQGCQAMPSEEFSPQGRRGLVPAVVKSHSLGTAEAISTSLRGLLVEDTPSDVRYGPVTAAPGVMTSGDIHRASPNGIIFLYGMGCPKDLLAAASRRGVSIISCSSMDEILSLGMGELERRRSAKPLGGVLTGTAIVGKVFGAVKDKKAAGFTVQSGKILGGSPARVIRNGEVIFVGQIASLRHTRSEVSTVSDTGGLTLAGFDDFMVGDTLECYSR from the exons ATGCCTAATTCTCTACCCCTATCCAATAACACCCGTCCAAATCACCGTCAACAATCCTACATTGATACACTCTGCCGTTTTATATCCTACTTGTCAATTTTCGTATCTTTCGCCAGACAGACCCACACACTTGCTCAGTCACCACCGCTCCCTGCTTTTACACTCAGGATTCCTGGATTTATCTCTCCATTCCAGGTGCCATTGGTCCATAATGAACCTCTACTCGCCAATAAAAACCTCCCAACCACTCAACTGACCTCGACGTCCAGACTGACCTGGACCCCCAGCCTAAACACGCGTAACACGGGCGACCATAACAGATGGCGCTCGTTACACTCTGCACAATTACCCCCCGTAGATTCAAAATACCGCGTCCTACGCCACCCCGAGGCTGCCAAAGACCAGGCCCCGACAAATAGCCATACAGGCGGTAACCACCAAGACAACAGACGCGGAAACGCTGAAAAGTGGCTGTCGCTCGCCCAAAATATAATACCTGCCCGTGTAAATACCACATACAACAAGGGCGCGTATGTTACCGGGCCTATACATGCGGGGCTAGTCTACGACGCTGTCATAACAAAGTTTCTAAACTACAAACACGCCCTGGTCTCGATCGTTTCAAATGATGCCAAATGTATCCTCATAAATGACGTCCTATGGAATGAAAACACCCATTATACATACCCAAATCTTTTTTCTCAACGCGCAAGCGCCATACTAGGGGCCTGGGCTCATTTGGGAAGACGCCGTGTGCTCCCCATTAGGACAATCTCCCCACTTTCGTACGATGTAAAACAACGACCATACGTCACAATCGCACTGGACAGGACTCCAGACTACTATCCCCCGCTGACTCGGGGAATGATCGTCAACGGAATTCCTGTCTGCCGACACGGTGACTCCATCGTTTTTAGGTCCCTGCATGGGAACTACCACCTGGACATGTTTCTCTCCCGATGCACTTTAGACAACAAATTCAGCATGGACGCTGGCATAGAAGAGCTCTTTTTGCCTGGAGAAGTGGTTGAACTGGAGGTTCTATCCCCTCCAAGGCTGCCTTACATCTCATCCTTTTTGGCGAGGCTGCCCCTCAATTCTCCCGTACGAAACAG ATGGGCTGAGATATTTCCCATGCACAGGGAGGCTTTTCTCGGACCTAAGATGTCTTTACGCCGCAGGGTCCCACGGAATAGGCCATTTGCCGCTACCCACTCGCCTCCTCGCTTTCCATTTGACGTCAGTGACAGTGGCAAGTACATGGTCAAGGGGGTCAGTGACAGTGGCAAGTACATGGTCAAGGGGGTCAGTGACAGTGGCAAGTACGTGGCCAAGGGAGTTAATGACGCTGACAGGTACATGGTCAAGGGGGTCAGTGACAGTGGCAAGTACGTGGCCAAGGGAGTTAATGACGCTGACAGGTACATGGTCAAGGGGGTCAGTGACAGTGGCAAGTACATGTCCAAGGGAGTCAATGACGCTGACAAGGCCCTGAAAACTCGCCCCCCAGTCGTCATGCCGACAGAGAGCGTGACGCTGAGGGATTTCCTAAAGAGTGTGAACGGGAGGATGGATATGGTTTCCAAGTACGTGTTCATGAAGACACGCCGGCGTATTGGCGCAGACTGCTTAATATCTCCAAATATGGCCAAAAGCTTTTACAACGTCATTTCGCAGTCACAGAAATTCACAGACATCGACGGGGCCCTGGAGGCCACTGAATTACGCGCCTTAACAAACACAGGACCCAAAAAATACCACACGGTCGTCCTAATCGGATCTGCCATCAGCGGCAAGACAGAGCTCTTCCGTTCACTATGCGCCCACGCCCAAAGTGCCACACGAGGGGCTGCAGACGGTACCCCCACGGGGCACGAGTTTGGGCTGGCCAGCGTAGAGACTGGGGGACGCAGGTACTTGCTTTTCGATGCCCCGGGACATCCGGCTTTCGCCAAGATGACGGAAGGCCTACTTGGTGCCTCGGACATTGCAGTCGCCGTGGTCTCCGCGAAGGAGGGCCTCCAAGAAGCCATGCAGAGACAAATACAGCGATGCGTTAACTTAAAACTACCGCTGGTGGTTTGTGTCACTGATTGTAGCGATTGTGATAGGGGCCTGGAGGATATCACATTGGGCCTTTCTGTAGCAGGCGTAACACTGCAACCACTTGGCCCTACCCAGCTGATACAAATGCAGTCCCAGCCGTCTCCCCAGTCCATATACGAGGCCCTGTCTACAATGCCTTTGCCAGAGGCCGAGGCTCTTGCTGGAGGTGGCGTGGTAATAGATTCTGGCGTTGCCAGAGGTGTGGGCAGGTACGCCCTGGCCGTGTTGCAGGAGGAGTTGGAGAGGAGGGACTTCATAATATACAGCGGGCAAAGCATCGTAGCCAAAAGGCTTTTCGGATTGGACCTCAAGCCCATAGCTGCCTCTAACCCGGGAGACGCTGTTTACATAGCTGGATTGGACTGTCTTATCCCCCCGGGCACGGCGTTCGTCAGGGCGTCCAATGAGCAGGACGCCAGGGAAATTTGCGCGCTGATGCCCCAGGGATGTCAGGCTATGCCGTCCGAAGAATTTTCCCCGCAG GGGAGGCGAGGCCTAGTACCTGCAGTGGTCAAGAGCCATTCCTTGGGCACAGCCGAGGCGATCTCTACGTCTCTGAGGGGGCTTTTAGTTGAAGATACACCGAGTGACGTCAGATACGGGCCCGTGACGGCAGCGCCCGGGGTGATGACGAGCGGAGACATCCACAGGGCATCACCAAACGGAATAATTTTCCTGTACGGTATGGGATGCCCAAAGGACCTTCTTGCGGCTGCTAGCAGGCGGGGCGTTAGCATAATTTCGTGCAGTTCTATGGATGAAATTTTGTCCCTGGGCATGGGTGAGCTTGAGCGCCGGCGCAGCGCCAAGCCCTTGGGTGGGGTTTTGACGGGAACCGCCATTGTTGGCAAGGTTTTTGGCGCCGTGAAG GACAAGAAAGCAGCGGGATTCACAGTTCAGAGCGGCAAGATTTTGGGCGGTTCCCCCGCCAGAGTAATTCGTAACGGTGAGGTGATTTTTGTTGGACAGATTGCATCGCTGAGGCACACCAGGAGCGAGGTTTCCACTGTTTCCGACACGGGAGGGCTAACACTTGCGGGTTTTGACGACTTTATGGTTGGAGACACCCTCGAATGTTACTCTCGCTAG
- a CDS encoding phosducin-like protein, putative (PhLP3) (overlaps_old_locusTagID:BBM_III08345) — protein sequence MPVPYFSGGVGGPMSTTNPTRITSEWDDIQVKFGNYVPLPTEETEEEKTLNLIEQSERLVQISEEAIRAKRLEKLKKRHNSRKYGSPIDVYSDDFVENVTNYSKEAPVIVFLYDQTGRTFQALKGGYEILARRFPDTKFAIGEAKRIVSSSGRTAPSALLVYKGGACVAQAGAAQVIAMQGSHLADRSIEERAAEAILDFIVRSGVELSRGNVLDSDSDASDSGIGRAVFGAAERDSDDSRSDEEYERKKSRAYTSNLLNRVLNNRV from the coding sequence ATGCCTGTCCCATATTTCTCGGGGGGTGTAGGGGGGCCAATGTCAACGACCAACCCAACTAGGATAACCTCCGAATGGGATGACATACAGGTAAAATTCGGTAACTACGTGCCGCTGCCGACAGAAGAAACTGAGGAAGAAAAAACACTAAACTTAATTGAGCAGTCGGAACGACTGGTCCAGATCTCGGAGGAGGCTATCCGCGCCAAGCGTCTGGAGAAACTGAAGAAGAGGCACAATTCTAGAAAATATGGCTCTCCGATAGACGTATACAGCGATGATTTTGTGGAAAATGTCACTAACTACTCAAAGGAGGCACCTGTGATAGTATTTTTGTACGATCAGACAGGCCGCACCTTCCAGGCTCTTAAGGGCGGCTACGAAATACTAGCCAGGCGATTCCCTGATACCAAGTTCGCCATTGGCGAGGCTAAGCGCATAGTTTCTAGTTCAGGCAGAACGGCCCCCTCCGCTTTGCTCGTGTATAAAGGCGGCGCCTGCGTCGCACAGGCAGGCGCAGCCCAGGTGATCGCCATGCAGGGCTCCCACTTGGCGGATAGGAGCATCGAGGAGCGGGCTGCGGAGGCGATCCTTGACTTTATCGTGCGCTCCGGCGTTGAACTGTCCCGCGGCAATGTTTTGGATTCGGACTCAGACGCCTCTGATTCGGGCATTGGGAGGGCAGTATTTGGGGCTGCGGAGCGGGATTCCGACGATTCCCGCAGCGACGAGGAGTACGAGCGGAAAAAGTCTAGGGCCTACACTTCTAACTTGCTGAACAGGGTGTTAAACAACCGAGTTTGA